From one Streptomyces sp. CA-210063 genomic stretch:
- a CDS encoding fumarylacetoacetate hydrolase family protein, which produces MKLANLAGRPVVVRDDLALDIADAGKGAIEPRLEMLSDLSLHDELRTLAERAEDADWKPFDPQDLGRVAKPYKAIGVALNYRAHAEESNLPVPDEPSVFAKFASSVVGPYDSIVVDPQYDKVDYEAELVVVMGRTGKNIPEADAWSYVAGVTAGQDISDRKEQWRKPINQFTLPKSYDTFSPIGPYLVTVDEFADPNDIEVAGWVDDLEVQRGRTSDLIFSVPELIAWLSRRVTFEPGDLIFTGTPAGCGVRRTPRLYLTEGKVLRTEVTGVGTMVNPVIGG; this is translated from the coding sequence CCGGCCGCCCGGTCGTCGTCCGCGACGACCTCGCCCTCGACATCGCGGACGCCGGCAAGGGAGCGATCGAGCCGCGTCTGGAGATGCTCTCCGATCTCTCGCTCCACGACGAGCTGCGCACCCTCGCCGAGCGTGCCGAGGATGCGGACTGGAAGCCGTTCGACCCACAGGACCTGGGCCGGGTCGCCAAGCCCTACAAGGCGATCGGCGTGGCCCTGAACTACCGTGCGCACGCCGAGGAGTCCAACCTGCCCGTCCCGGACGAGCCGTCGGTGTTCGCCAAGTTCGCCTCATCCGTGGTCGGTCCGTACGACTCCATCGTGGTGGATCCGCAGTACGACAAGGTCGACTACGAGGCCGAGCTCGTGGTGGTCATGGGGCGGACCGGCAAGAACATCCCCGAGGCCGACGCCTGGTCGTACGTCGCGGGGGTCACCGCCGGCCAGGACATCAGCGACCGCAAGGAGCAGTGGCGCAAGCCGATCAACCAGTTCACGCTACCGAAGTCGTACGACACCTTCAGCCCGATCGGCCCGTACCTGGTGACCGTCGACGAGTTCGCGGACCCGAACGACATCGAGGTGGCCGGCTGGGTCGACGACTTGGAAGTGCAGCGGGGCCGCACCTCGGACCTCATCTTCAGCGTGCCCGAGCTGATCGCCTGGCTGTCGAGGCGGGTCACGTTCGAGCCCGGCGACCTGATCTTCACCGGCACCCCCGCAGGCTGCGGAGTCCGCCGCACTCCTCGGCTGTACCTGACCGAGGGTAAGGTCCTGCGGACCGAGGTCACGGGCGTCGGCACTATGGTCAACCCGGTCATCGGCGGCTGA
- a CDS encoding MarR family winged helix-turn-helix transcriptional regulator — MTETAGEAEAARLRRTREFSELLRHHHRELGTTDPRDLDAIEMVTDLTRLEARLTKDFEKHVHRPLGLTWAGFRILNALWAYDGLAQQDIGRVSGSTRASISSALTTLENRGLVTRMRVETDRRQLIVELTEEGRETLRKAIEAQTLRERAWTAVLRDDQLGELVHLLRTLVNQETPAAD; from the coding sequence GTGACGGAGACCGCAGGAGAAGCGGAAGCCGCGAGGCTGCGCCGGACCCGGGAGTTCTCGGAGCTGCTGCGCCATCACCATCGCGAGCTGGGCACGACCGATCCCCGGGACCTCGACGCGATCGAGATGGTCACCGACCTCACCCGCCTCGAAGCCCGGCTCACCAAGGACTTCGAGAAGCACGTCCACCGGCCGCTCGGCCTGACCTGGGCGGGCTTCCGCATCCTGAACGCCCTGTGGGCCTACGACGGGCTCGCCCAGCAGGACATCGGCCGGGTCTCCGGCTCCACGCGCGCCAGCATCTCCAGCGCGCTGACGACCCTGGAGAACCGCGGACTGGTCACGCGCATGCGCGTGGAGACCGACCGCCGCCAGCTGATCGTCGAGCTCACGGAAGAGGGCCGCGAGACGCTGCGGAAGGCCATCGAGGCCCAGACCCTGCGCGAGCGGGCGTGGACAGCTGTCCTGCGCGACGACCAGCTCGGTGAGCTGGTTCACCTGCTGCGAACCCTGGTCAATCAGGAGACCCCGGCCGCAGACTGA
- a CDS encoding cupin domain-containing protein — protein MVRRVVTGVSPSGKPVIISDGEPPRTHQCIHTPGHARSLVWNTTAPATPSADPTASLKSFVPAPGETIALTVTFPPSTVYADPGFDPAAAAAEQLATSSGLAELFEPDNPGMHTTPTVDYGVVLSGEIVLDLDGGETAVLGPGDIVVQNGTRHAWRVTGTEPATMFFVLIGASGTS, from the coding sequence ATGGTCCGTCGTGTCGTCACCGGTGTCAGCCCGAGCGGCAAGCCCGTGATCATCAGTGACGGCGAGCCGCCGCGCACCCATCAGTGCATCCACACCCCGGGCCACGCCAGGTCCCTGGTGTGGAACACGACGGCGCCCGCCACCCCGTCGGCCGACCCGACGGCATCGCTGAAGTCCTTCGTGCCCGCTCCCGGCGAAACGATCGCCCTGACCGTCACCTTCCCGCCGAGCACCGTCTACGCCGACCCCGGCTTCGACCCCGCCGCCGCGGCGGCCGAGCAGCTGGCGACCTCCTCCGGACTCGCCGAACTCTTCGAGCCCGACAACCCCGGTATGCACACCACCCCCACCGTCGACTACGGCGTGGTCCTGTCCGGCGAGATCGTCCTCGACCTGGACGGCGGCGAGACGGCAGTCCTGGGACCCGGCGACATAGTCGTGCAGAACGGCACCCGCCACGCCTGGCGCGTCACCGGCACGGAGCCCGCCACGATGTTCTTCGTCCTGATCGGCGCGAGCGGGACGTCATGA
- a CDS encoding cytochrome P450 yields MSAVTTAAPGAPVVDLDLAELRRDPYPAYAELRRTAPLAWVPSVGRHLLTRYEDIVHAEKLPEVFSSREEGSLLLRTVGPNLLREDDPEHRRLRAAAEPPTRPRQVRDLWAETFEHNAHELLDRIAGRGEADLIGDFAEPLAAANLAVVLGLRNAGADDISDWSRAMMAANGNYADDPDIWLRAEQATRDIEDAVAEMADAARREPDGSVISSMVHAADPVELTEIQNNIKVIIGGGVNEPRDVFGVGAQALLQRPDVLDRVVADPGLWKRVFEETARWISPIGMYPRQLTQDYEIAGVALPAGSRVALVIASGNRDESVFERADEFDIDRPHRPHLAFGGGPHFCMGAWVARHEVSALAWPLVFSRLKVLRLVEGADDLMEGWVFRGLTSLNVTWQTS; encoded by the coding sequence ATGAGCGCCGTGACCACCGCGGCCCCCGGCGCGCCGGTCGTCGACCTCGACCTCGCCGAGCTGCGCCGCGACCCGTACCCGGCCTACGCCGAACTGCGCCGCACCGCCCCGCTGGCCTGGGTCCCGTCGGTCGGACGGCATCTGCTGACCCGGTACGAGGACATCGTCCACGCGGAGAAGCTGCCGGAGGTGTTCAGCTCGCGCGAGGAGGGCTCGCTGCTGCTGCGCACCGTCGGCCCCAATCTGCTCCGTGAGGACGACCCGGAGCACCGGCGGCTGCGGGCCGCGGCCGAGCCGCCGACCCGCCCCCGCCAGGTCCGCGACCTGTGGGCCGAAACCTTCGAACACAACGCGCACGAGCTGCTCGACCGGATCGCCGGGCGCGGCGAGGCCGACCTGATCGGCGACTTCGCCGAGCCACTCGCGGCGGCCAACCTGGCCGTGGTCCTGGGGCTGCGCAACGCCGGCGCCGACGACATCTCCGACTGGTCGCGGGCGATGATGGCGGCGAACGGCAACTACGCCGACGACCCCGACATCTGGCTGCGTGCCGAGCAGGCCACCCGGGACATCGAGGACGCGGTGGCCGAGATGGCCGATGCCGCCCGCCGCGAGCCCGACGGCTCGGTGATCTCCTCCATGGTCCACGCGGCCGATCCGGTGGAGCTGACGGAGATCCAGAACAACATCAAGGTCATCATCGGCGGGGGCGTCAACGAGCCGCGTGACGTCTTCGGTGTCGGTGCGCAGGCACTGCTGCAACGCCCGGACGTACTGGACCGGGTCGTGGCCGATCCGGGTCTCTGGAAGCGGGTCTTCGAGGAGACCGCGCGCTGGATCTCGCCGATCGGCATGTATCCGCGCCAGCTCACCCAGGACTACGAGATCGCGGGCGTCGCTCTCCCCGCCGGGAGCCGCGTGGCCCTCGTCATCGCCTCGGGGAACCGGGACGAGTCGGTCTTCGAACGAGCCGACGAGTTCGACATCGACCGACCGCACCGGCCGCATCTCGCCTTCGGAGGCGGTCCGCACTTCTGCATGGGCGCGTGGGTCGCACGCCACGAGGTCAGCGCGCTCGCCTGGCCCCTCGTCTTCAGCCGCCTCAAGGTACTCCGCCTCGTCGAAGGCGCGGACGACCTGATGGAGGGCTGGGTGTTCCGGGGACTCACCTCGCTGAACGTCACCTGGCAGACCAGCTGA
- a CDS encoding (2Fe-2S)-binding protein — protein MPIVIFELPDGTQRKVTADSGTVLMQAAVSNGVDGIVAECGGNASCATCHVYVDERHGEQVGPPNDVEDEMLDFTAAERRPTSRLSCQVQVSDALDGLVVHIPEEQV, from the coding sequence ATGCCCATCGTCATCTTCGAGTTGCCCGACGGCACCCAACGCAAGGTCACCGCCGATTCCGGGACGGTGCTCATGCAGGCGGCCGTGTCGAACGGCGTCGACGGCATCGTCGCAGAGTGCGGAGGTAACGCCTCCTGCGCCACCTGCCACGTCTACGTCGACGAACGGCACGGCGAACAGGTGGGTCCGCCGAACGACGTCGAGGACGAGATGCTGGACTTCACCGCCGCCGAACGCCGGCCCACCAGCCGGCTCAGCTGCCAGGTCCAGGTCTCCGACGCGCTCGACGGGCTGGTCGTCCACATCCCCGAGGAGCAGGTATGA
- a CDS encoding NAD(P)/FAD-dependent oxidoreductase: MSGTNAGVVVVGGGQAGFSVVQALRGAGYEGPVTVFADEPRLPYQRPPLSKKAHTEPEGPGVDLVPESFYRERDIELRLGEYVAALDTAACAVTTGSGERVPYEHLVLATGARNRPLPVPGAELAGVHALRSLDDALAIGRALTTARDVVVVGGGFIGLELAQVAQAGGARVTVVELADRLLSRAVSPQLEEHLRERHERDGVRILTGTAVERIEGTGGQVHRVATSQGPLPADLVLYGVGAVPRDELAREAGLAVDDGVIVDEQLRSVSDPRVFAVGDCARYPHPHADGLIRLESVQNAIDQGALIGRRIAGGAAGPYESLPWFWSDQGPVKLQIAGLRATTDEVRVVPGDTPERLATYAFRDERLVAVETLNWPAEHLAARRLLQQDPPVSPADLAGSTLGALARARRTKEVRA, encoded by the coding sequence ATGAGCGGCACCAACGCGGGCGTGGTCGTCGTCGGGGGCGGACAGGCCGGGTTCAGCGTCGTCCAGGCCCTGCGCGGCGCCGGGTACGAGGGCCCGGTCACCGTCTTCGCCGACGAGCCCCGGCTGCCGTACCAGCGGCCCCCGCTGTCCAAGAAGGCCCACACCGAACCGGAGGGCCCTGGCGTCGACCTGGTGCCGGAGTCCTTCTACCGCGAGCGGGACATCGAGCTGCGGCTCGGCGAGTACGTCGCCGCCCTCGACACGGCCGCCTGCGCGGTGACCACCGGCTCGGGCGAGCGCGTCCCGTACGAGCACCTGGTCCTGGCGACCGGCGCGCGCAACCGCCCGCTGCCCGTGCCCGGCGCCGAGTTGGCGGGCGTCCACGCGCTGCGCTCCCTCGACGACGCCCTCGCGATCGGCCGGGCGCTGACAACGGCCCGTGACGTGGTCGTCGTGGGCGGCGGGTTCATCGGACTGGAACTGGCCCAGGTCGCCCAGGCAGGCGGAGCACGCGTGACGGTGGTCGAACTGGCCGACCGGCTGCTCAGCCGGGCCGTCTCACCTCAACTCGAGGAGCATCTGCGGGAGCGGCACGAGCGCGACGGCGTCCGGATCCTCACCGGGACGGCCGTCGAGCGGATCGAGGGCACGGGTGGGCAGGTTCACCGGGTCGCCACCAGCCAGGGCCCGCTGCCCGCCGACCTCGTGCTCTACGGCGTGGGGGCCGTGCCCAGGGACGAACTGGCCCGGGAGGCCGGGCTGGCGGTGGACGACGGGGTGATCGTGGACGAGCAGCTGCGCTCGGTCTCCGATCCCCGGGTCTTTGCCGTGGGCGACTGCGCCCGGTATCCGCATCCGCACGCGGACGGGCTCATCCGGCTGGAGTCCGTGCAGAACGCCATCGACCAGGGGGCGCTCATCGGCCGCCGTATCGCCGGGGGCGCCGCCGGGCCGTACGAGAGCCTGCCGTGGTTCTGGAGCGACCAGGGTCCGGTGAAGCTCCAGATCGCGGGGTTGCGGGCGACCACCGACGAGGTGCGGGTGGTGCCCGGTGACACCCCGGAACGGCTGGCCACGTACGCCTTCCGCGACGAGCGGCTGGTGGCCGTGGAAACACTGAACTGGCCCGCCGAGCACCTGGCGGCCCGTCGACTGCTCCAACAGGACCCGCCCGTATCCCCCGCCGACCTCGCGGGGTCCACCCTCGGCGCCCTCGCCCGCGCCCGACGCACGAAGGAGGTGCGCGCATGA
- a CDS encoding class I adenylate-forming enzyme family protein codes for MTADSTEVWFGAHLVTSAAEAGSRTALVFADKSWTYAELDLAVRRTVARLDKFGVRRGDRVVMQGAARPEALITLFAVTRMGAVLVPVHPQVTGAELAVFREETAPRAVVGDERFLSAGPGDGGGTCFRLTWDELYPGDEASAPAADPEPPAGSDVAIIAFTSGTSGRPKGVALTHDNLRWSMVNGLSLLSVGEDDVALVSTPLAHVAVLGGLPQYTWARRGTVVLAPKFDPDLFTDLVRDHRVTCAFAVPAMAALLARHSRFTSADLDTLRWILSGGAPAQTATRAQLHQRGIGVADSYGLTETCAGVTYSPLDTAATLAGRPVPHVELLVVDEAGAPAPAGAAGEIWVRGPSVASHYWTATGLRHATDAEGWFHSGDRGRADAQGRLEVVGRVKDTIITGGENVDPAEVENALADLPGVVEVAVSGAPDEVWGEVVTAFLVSDSGEPTLDDVRAHLDGRLARHKWPRRLHVVPALPRGATGKLQRQRLTTLLDD; via the coding sequence ATGACCGCAGACTCCACCGAGGTGTGGTTCGGCGCCCACCTCGTGACGAGCGCGGCCGAGGCGGGCTCGCGCACCGCCCTGGTCTTCGCGGACAAGTCCTGGACATATGCCGAGCTAGATCTCGCCGTACGGCGCACGGTCGCCCGGCTCGACAAGTTCGGGGTGCGCAGGGGCGACCGGGTGGTGATGCAGGGGGCGGCCCGGCCCGAGGCGCTGATCACGCTGTTCGCCGTGACGCGGATGGGCGCGGTCCTCGTACCGGTCCACCCTCAGGTGACCGGCGCCGAGCTGGCGGTGTTCCGCGAGGAGACCGCGCCGCGTGCGGTGGTCGGTGACGAGCGGTTCCTGAGCGCGGGGCCGGGCGATGGCGGTGGTACGTGCTTCCGGCTGACGTGGGACGAGCTGTACCCCGGCGACGAGGCGTCGGCGCCGGCCGCCGATCCCGAGCCGCCCGCCGGGTCCGATGTCGCGATCATCGCGTTCACGTCCGGGACCTCCGGCCGCCCCAAAGGGGTCGCGCTCACGCACGACAACCTGCGCTGGAGCATGGTCAACGGCCTGTCCCTGCTGTCGGTCGGCGAGGACGACGTCGCCCTCGTCTCCACCCCGCTGGCGCACGTGGCCGTACTGGGCGGGCTTCCGCAGTACACCTGGGCACGGCGCGGAACGGTGGTACTGGCGCCGAAGTTCGACCCGGACCTCTTCACCGACCTGGTCCGTGACCACAGGGTGACCTGCGCGTTCGCGGTGCCCGCCATGGCCGCGCTGCTGGCCCGACACTCCCGCTTCACCAGCGCTGACCTGGACACCCTTCGGTGGATCCTGTCCGGCGGGGCACCGGCGCAGACGGCGACCCGGGCGCAGCTCCATCAGCGCGGCATCGGGGTCGCCGACTCCTATGGGCTGACAGAGACGTGTGCCGGGGTGACGTACTCGCCGCTCGACACGGCCGCCACCCTCGCGGGGCGTCCCGTGCCCCACGTCGAACTGCTGGTCGTGGACGAGGCGGGGGCGCCGGCTCCTGCGGGTGCCGCCGGTGAGATCTGGGTGCGCGGGCCGTCGGTCGCCTCGCACTACTGGACGGCGACCGGGCTGCGGCACGCCACGGACGCTGAGGGCTGGTTCCACAGCGGCGACCGGGGACGGGCCGACGCCCAGGGCCGGCTGGAGGTCGTCGGCCGGGTAAAGGACACGATCATCACCGGCGGCGAGAACGTCGACCCCGCCGAGGTCGAAAACGCTCTGGCCGACCTTCCGGGCGTGGTCGAGGTCGCGGTGTCCGGGGCGCCGGACGAGGTGTGGGGCGAGGTCGTGACCGCCTTCCTCGTCTCCGACTCCGGCGAACCGACGCTCGACGACGTCCGCGCCCACCTCGACGGACGGCTGGCCCGCCACAAGTGGCCCCGCCGCCTCCACGTCGTCCCGGCACTGCCCCGAGGGGCGACCGGGAAACTCCAGCGACAGCGGCTGACGACGCTGCTGGACGACTGA
- a CDS encoding alcohol dehydrogenase catalytic domain-containing protein translates to MSATMRAARMHHVGEPMLIEELPVPEPGPGDVRVAVHAVNIVPNLANILNMWTTWFPHSPLPTLPAIFGLDPAGVVEAVGEGVQGWKVGDRVYVNPGRSCGACRSCRNNDSINCASYAFAGYFGFSPTAIDLLDRYQGGLAEYMVAPAYSLVKLPANLSFDAAARFGYLGTMYSALRKAGAGPGKSILVNGISGTLGIGAALLAPAMGLTEVYGTGRDQGLLDQVDKLGGGRLHLHSLNDGPLDDWIHQETDNHGVDIYIDALGPGAPHETFLAGMRAMARGGIAVNIGAVAGDLPIDIHRMMDQQLRLIGSAWFTSGEGQTMADMVEAGLLDLSPLEHQVIPLEQVNEAISGIAERNGGFSNFIISPTATS, encoded by the coding sequence ATGAGTGCGACCATGCGAGCCGCGCGGATGCACCACGTCGGCGAGCCCATGCTGATCGAGGAACTCCCCGTTCCCGAGCCGGGCCCCGGCGACGTCCGGGTGGCCGTGCACGCCGTCAACATCGTCCCGAACCTCGCCAACATCCTGAATATGTGGACCACGTGGTTCCCGCACAGCCCGCTGCCCACACTCCCGGCGATCTTCGGGCTCGACCCGGCCGGTGTGGTCGAGGCGGTCGGCGAGGGAGTCCAGGGCTGGAAGGTCGGCGACCGGGTGTACGTCAACCCGGGCCGCAGCTGCGGGGCCTGTCGGTCCTGCCGCAACAACGACTCGATCAACTGCGCCAGTTACGCCTTCGCCGGGTACTTCGGTTTCTCCCCCACCGCGATCGACCTCCTCGACCGCTACCAGGGCGGCCTCGCCGAGTACATGGTCGCCCCCGCCTACTCCCTGGTGAAGCTCCCCGCCAACCTGTCCTTCGACGCCGCCGCCCGCTTCGGCTACCTCGGCACCATGTACTCCGCCCTCCGCAAGGCCGGCGCCGGTCCGGGCAAGTCGATCCTGGTCAACGGCATCAGCGGAACCCTCGGCATCGGTGCCGCCCTGCTCGCGCCCGCCATGGGCCTGACCGAGGTGTACGGCACCGGCCGCGACCAGGGCCTGCTCGACCAGGTCGACAAACTGGGCGGCGGCCGACTGCACCTGCACTCCCTCAACGACGGTCCGCTGGACGACTGGATCCACCAGGAGACCGACAACCACGGCGTCGACATCTACATCGACGCCCTCGGCCCGGGCGCCCCGCACGAGACGTTCCTGGCCGGCATGCGGGCCATGGCGCGCGGCGGCATCGCGGTGAACATCGGCGCCGTCGCCGGTGACCTGCCGATCGACATCCACCGCATGATGGACCAGCAGCTGCGGCTCATCGGCTCGGCCTGGTTCACCTCCGGCGAGGGCCAGACCATGGCCGACATGGTGGAGGCGGGCTTGCTCGACCTGAGCCCGCTGGAGCACCAGGTCATCCCGCTGGAGCAGGTCAACGAGGCCATCAGCGGCATCGCGGAGCGCAACGGCGGCTTCAGCAACTTCATCATCAGCCCGACGGCGACGTCCTGA
- a CDS encoding acyl-CoA dehydrogenase family protein yields MHAQNSGRPADPLDLLEIDSLLTPDERAVRDAVRTFCDRRVEPHIAEWFEQGAVEDIRGLTKELGELGLLGMHLEGYGCAGMSAVDYGLACLELEATDSGLRSLVSVQGSLAMYAIWAFGSEEHKEEWLPRLAAGTAIGCFGLTEPDSGSDPGSMRTAARHDGDDWILDGRKMWITNGSVADVAVVWARTDDGIRGFVVPTDTPGFSAPAIKHKMSLRASVTSELVLDSVRLPGSAVLPEVRGLKGPLSCLNEARYGIAWGAMGAARSSFRAALAYAGDRVQFDRPISGFQLTQAKLTDMAIELAKGTLLAFHLGRAKDDRGLRPEQVSFGKLNNTRSALEICRTARTIMGANGISLEYPVIRHANNLESILTYEGTVEMHTLMIGQALTGQAAFR; encoded by the coding sequence ATGCACGCGCAGAACTCCGGCCGTCCGGCCGACCCCCTCGACCTTCTGGAGATCGACAGTTTGCTGACCCCGGACGAGCGTGCCGTGCGTGACGCCGTCCGCACCTTCTGCGACCGCCGCGTGGAACCGCACATCGCCGAGTGGTTCGAGCAGGGCGCGGTCGAGGACATCCGTGGACTCACCAAGGAACTCGGCGAGCTCGGCCTGCTGGGCATGCACCTGGAGGGCTACGGCTGTGCCGGTATGAGCGCGGTCGACTACGGCCTTGCCTGTCTCGAACTGGAGGCGACCGACTCCGGGCTGCGTTCCCTCGTCTCGGTCCAGGGTTCGCTGGCCATGTACGCGATCTGGGCGTTCGGGTCCGAGGAGCACAAGGAGGAGTGGCTTCCCCGCCTCGCCGCCGGCACCGCCATCGGCTGCTTCGGCCTCACCGAGCCCGACTCCGGGTCCGACCCGGGCAGCATGCGCACCGCCGCCCGCCACGACGGCGACGACTGGATTCTCGACGGTCGCAAGATGTGGATCACCAACGGGTCGGTCGCCGACGTGGCGGTGGTCTGGGCCCGCACGGACGACGGCATCCGCGGTTTCGTGGTGCCCACCGACACCCCCGGCTTCTCGGCTCCGGCCATCAAGCACAAGATGTCGCTGCGGGCATCGGTGACGAGCGAGCTGGTCCTGGACTCCGTACGGCTGCCCGGGAGCGCCGTCCTGCCGGAGGTACGAGGGCTGAAGGGCCCGCTGTCCTGCCTCAACGAGGCCCGGTACGGCATCGCCTGGGGCGCCATGGGCGCCGCCCGCTCGTCGTTCCGAGCGGCACTCGCCTACGCGGGCGACCGGGTCCAGTTCGACCGCCCGATCAGCGGCTTCCAGCTGACGCAGGCCAAGCTGACCGACATGGCCATCGAGCTGGCCAAGGGCACGCTGCTCGCCTTCCACCTCGGCCGCGCCAAGGACGACCGCGGGCTGCGCCCCGAGCAGGTCAGCTTCGGCAAGCTCAACAACACCCGCAGCGCGCTGGAGATCTGCCGTACGGCCCGCACCATCATGGGCGCGAACGGCATCTCGCTGGAGTACCCGGTCATCCGGCACGCCAACAACCTCGAGTCGATCCTGACCTACGAGGGCACCGTCGAGATGCACACGCTGATGATCGGCCAAGCCCTGACGGGGCAGGCGGCCTTCCGGTGA
- a CDS encoding 3-hydroxybutyryl-CoA dehydrogenase: MSAGPGADVRRVGVVGCGLMGAGIAEVCARAGLDVVVHEVNEEAAKAGRSRIAASLDRGVRRGKLTGEERDAALDRARVTSDLVDLSDRDLVVEAATEDEAVKLDLFAALDRIVVREDALLASNTSSLPIMKLGRATTRPHQVIGVHFFNPVPVLGLVEIVPSLLTSPQTRSRAEEFVTGTLGKQVIRSPDRAGFVVNALLVPYLLSAIRMLESGFASAEDIDTGMVLGCAHPLGPLSLADLIGLDTLAAIADAMYADFKEPLHAAPPLLLRMVEAGLLGRKSGRGFHDYSESQKGS, encoded by the coding sequence GTGAGCGCTGGGCCGGGCGCGGACGTGCGCAGGGTCGGCGTCGTCGGCTGCGGACTGATGGGCGCGGGCATCGCCGAGGTCTGCGCCCGGGCCGGCTTGGACGTCGTGGTGCACGAGGTGAACGAGGAGGCGGCCAAGGCCGGTCGGTCCCGGATCGCCGCCTCGCTCGACCGGGGCGTACGGCGCGGCAAGCTCACCGGTGAGGAGCGCGACGCCGCCCTGGACAGGGCGCGGGTCACCTCCGACCTCGTGGACCTGTCCGACCGGGACCTGGTGGTGGAGGCGGCGACCGAGGACGAGGCAGTGAAGCTCGACCTCTTCGCCGCCCTCGACCGCATCGTCGTACGCGAGGACGCGCTGCTCGCGTCGAACACCTCTTCACTGCCCATCATGAAACTGGGCAGGGCCACCACGCGCCCGCACCAGGTGATCGGGGTGCACTTCTTCAATCCGGTCCCGGTCCTCGGCCTCGTGGAGATCGTGCCGTCCCTGCTGACGAGTCCTCAGACCCGGTCCCGCGCAGAGGAGTTCGTAACCGGCACGCTCGGCAAGCAGGTGATCCGCTCCCCGGACCGGGCGGGCTTCGTGGTGAACGCCCTGCTGGTGCCGTACCTGCTCTCCGCGATCCGGATGCTGGAGTCCGGCTTCGCCTCCGCGGAGGACATCGACACCGGCATGGTCCTCGGCTGCGCCCACCCCCTGGGCCCGCTGAGCCTGGCCGACCTGATCGGCCTGGACACCCTCGCAGCGATCGCCGACGCCATGTACGCCGACTTCAAGGAGCCCTTGCACGCCGCACCTCCGCTGCTGTTGCGCATGGTGGAAGCCGGGCTGCTCGGCCGGAAGTCGGGGCGCGGCTTCCACGACTACTCGGAATCCCAGAAAGGCAGTTGA
- a CDS encoding S-(hydroxymethyl)mycothiol dehydrogenase, whose product MAQEVRGVIAAGKDEPVRVETIVVPDPGPGEAVVQVQACGVCHTDLHYKQGGISDDFPFLLGHEAAGVVESVGEGVTDVEPGDFVILNWRAVCGNCRACLRGRPWYCFNTRNATQKMALASTGQELSPALGIGAFAEKTLVAAGQCTKVDPSVAPQVAGLLGCGVMAGIGAAINTGNVGRGDTVAVIGCGGVGDAAIAGANLAGAAKIIAVDIDDRKLATARAVGATHTVNSQQTEPVEAIRELTGGFGADVVIEAVGRPKTYRQAFYARDLAGTVVLVGVPTPEMKLELPLLDVFGRGGALKSSWYGDCLPSRDFPMLIDLHLQGRLNLEAFVTETIQLDEVERAFERMHHGDVLRSVVML is encoded by the coding sequence ATGGCGCAGGAAGTACGCGGCGTGATCGCAGCGGGCAAGGACGAACCGGTACGGGTGGAGACGATCGTGGTGCCCGATCCAGGCCCGGGCGAGGCCGTGGTACAGGTGCAGGCATGCGGGGTCTGTCACACCGACCTGCACTACAAGCAGGGCGGCATCAGCGACGACTTCCCGTTCCTGCTGGGCCACGAGGCGGCGGGCGTGGTGGAGTCGGTCGGCGAGGGGGTCACCGACGTTGAGCCCGGGGACTTCGTCATCCTGAACTGGCGGGCGGTGTGCGGGAATTGCCGGGCCTGTCTGCGCGGCCGGCCCTGGTACTGCTTCAACACGCGCAACGCCACGCAGAAGATGGCCTTGGCCTCGACCGGCCAGGAACTCTCCCCGGCACTCGGTATCGGCGCGTTCGCGGAGAAGACACTGGTCGCGGCCGGGCAGTGCACCAAGGTCGACCCGTCGGTCGCCCCACAGGTCGCCGGACTGCTGGGCTGCGGCGTGATGGCCGGGATCGGTGCCGCGATCAACACCGGGAACGTCGGCCGGGGCGACACGGTCGCGGTGATCGGCTGCGGCGGTGTAGGGGACGCGGCGATTGCAGGGGCGAACCTGGCCGGGGCAGCGAAGATCATCGCCGTCGATATCGACGACCGCAAGCTGGCCACAGCCCGCGCCGTGGGCGCCACCCACACCGTCAACTCCCAGCAGACCGAACCCGTCGAGGCGATCCGCGAGCTGACCGGCGGCTTCGGCGCGGACGTCGTCATCGAGGCGGTCGGGCGCCCGAAGACATACCGGCAGGCCTTCTACGCCCGCGACCTCGCCGGCACGGTCGTCCTCGTCGGCGTACCCACCCCGGAGATGAAGCTCGAACTCCCCCTCCTGGACGTCTTCGGACGCGGCGGCGCCCTGAAGTCCTCCTGGTACGGCGACTGCCTGCCCTCCCGCGACTTCCCGATGCTCATCGACCTGCACCTGCAGGGCCGCCTAAACCTGGAGGCGTTCGTGACCGAGACCATCCAACTCGACGAGGTGGAGAGGGCCTTCGAGCGGATGCACCACGGCGACGTCCTGCGCTCGGTCGTGATGCTGTGA